The genomic DNA ATCTAAAGTCCTAAAGTTAAGACAGCAATCTTTACAATTGAGTCTAAGTCgtgtattgttgttattattctttctttctttctttctttctttctttctttctttctttcttagctggCGCCGTTATGTGTGCTATTTGTTGGTTTTCATACATTGCATGCTTTATAGCTCTTACAATGTGTGAAGCAAACATATATTTCATTGTAATTACCTTTTGCGTATGTTTGACCAACTACAGTTTGTAATGTATCATGTCTGTGAACCTGTCAAATCACCGGCAAACATTGTTGAAGTAGAGGATAAGCAAGGCAAAAATATCGAAATGATGGTTTCAATAGgatgaaaatacaaaatattttgtcacttttgtttttccttttacatTTAATTGCCAGATAGGGATACTTCACTGAAATCTAGTATTTCATTGCTGTAGGTTatcccttttttaaataaataaataagatacaaAGCTGAAACAAGAGTAATGTAACCATTATATGTTGCTATACCTGAAATGAATTCGGTTGAAATCAGTGGACCGGTGGTCTTGATCTTGGAAATTACATGTTTGACTTGGCATTGGAGGCTATTTTATTTCTTGCAGATTGTTGCAGATTCACAGATGTTTTTTGTGACACTAAATATGTACTTTTAATTTTAACTTCAGGCAGAGAAAGCAGACTACCGCGAGTAATAAAAGGTTTTTCATAGAAAGGGTACTACTGTAAACTACGTTGTAGATGCAATGGTCTTTAATCTAGTTTATCGTTTGGTTTACGAAGCCTGATTTACAGAATGTTGTATCAAGTAACATCCCACCACGCCTCTGTTCTCGTCGGTCAATGTTGGTACAGTATTTACCTGAGATTCGTCTTGCCATCTTACAACCCAGAGACTGTCGTGGATTTACCTGTAGTTCTGTCCCAAAAAGTCTGTTTCTTTTGAATCTGATGTGATGGTTACACATGGAATCCTAACCtaaaatgttcttatattttatataattggtgtgcctgttttatttatttatttgtatccttTCTTACAGTGCACTTAAACTGATGTGACGGTCCAAACTGTAAAATGAACTCCATGATGAAGCCATTCAAGAGGAATCGTGTGGTGATGTTAAAAACATATGGCAAACAAATGCGGAAAGTTGATGCCTGGTTCTCCCCTGACACCAGAAAAACTGCCTTTTCCAGCTCGTCCTCTTCAGACCTGTCCATCGGTGCTGAAGAAAACTGCACTGTAAATCCAGGAAGAGTACGGTGAGCTGATTTTAACACAAACCACTATTTAAAGTCATTTCTAAAGAATACAAAGAAAATGTCTGTCATGAAATATTAAATGTTATGTTGTAAACACCTTCAAATTATAATGAACTGAATGTTATATGTGCTACTTGTTGGTTTTCCTATACAGTGCATGCTTTATAGCTCTTACAATGTGTAAAGCAAACATATATTTCATTGTAATTACCTTTTGCGTATGTTTGACCAACTACAGTTTGAAATGTATCATGTCTGTGAACCTGTCAAATCTCTGGCAAACATTGTTGAAGTAGAGGATAAGCAAGGCAAAAATATTGACGTGATGGTTTCAATAGgatgaaaatacaaaatattttgtcacttttgtttttccttttacatTTAATTGCCAGATAGGGATACTTCACTGAAATCTAGTATTTCATTGCTGTAGGTTatcccttttttaaataaataaataagatacaaAGCTGAAACAAGAGTAATGTAACCATTATATGTTGCTATACCTGAAATGAATTAGGTTGAAATCAGTGGACTGGTGGTCTTGATCTTGGAAATTACATGGTTGACTTGGCATTGGAGGCTATTTTATTTCTTGCAGATTGTTGTGGATTCACAGCTGGTTTTTGTGACACTAAATCTGTACTATTAATTTTAACTTCAGGCAGAGAAAGCAGACTACTGCTAGGCCAAAAAGAAATGCTAAAAAAAGAGCTCTAACATCTCTTAAAGAcagtgaagaggaggaagaggactcCATCTTCAGTGTtgggaaagaaaataaaagtgaTGCCACTGCCAGAAAGGACACAGTCAGCAGGTtggtatttttagttatttttgcaAAATGTGGGAGTCGACCAAAAAACACGGCTTAAGTCTTAGGCAGCGAGGAAGCAGTTAAATCTCCATGCCTATAGGGTCACTACTGCCCAGTGGAAGATGAGAGAAATTAAGTTGTGGTTCAGAAAAATATTGTGTAAGTGGTATTGAAACCCAATGCATTCTAGTGAAATGCTAATAGTGCATGATACTAATCCACACGACCAACAAGATGCTTATTATATACTTAATAGATTTAGACTTCAACAAAGAATTACTCAATTCTGTATTCCTTCTCTGTGTTTAGAAAAGGAAAGCGACATGCTGCCACCTTGAGGCCAAAAAGGAATGCAAAGCGGGCCGTGTTGAAACAGAATACCAACGAAAATGGCTCTGTTGATGAAAAAGAGGAGGCAATAGAGGGAATGGAAGATGTTGCAGCCTGTAAAGAGAACAATGGTTGTGTCGTCAAGACTAGAAGAAAAAACACCAGCAGGTTGGATTTGCCAGTTTTGTTAAGTTTATATTTTTTGTGAAGGAAAGACTGCTAATTTGTGAAATCTGTCTGTAACCTCAACTTGTATTTCTACAAATAGATTCTTTTTTATGAGTTTAATTGCTGCAGTATCTTGATTCTCTTTACCTCGCCCAATGCTGCTTTTTACATTGAACCTTAATACAACCTTGTATTTAAGTGCACTTTTCAACATGCCACAGAAATACAgatgcaaataataaaaaaaggtatattCCCTATTCTTTTTGTTTAGGCAGAGTAAAGAGAGTACAAACTCCTCAAGGTTACCACAAAATTCAAAGCAGAGAGCTGTATCAAGGATGAAACTGACCAGTACCAGTGAATCAAATGATGTGGAGGTAGCTGATTGCCTTGAAGATTTCATTGCCAGTTCTGGAAAAGAAAATATAGTTGACGCCAGGGATCAAAGAACCACAGTCAAAAGGTTGGATTTGCTAATTTCACCAAAGAACCACCAAAAAAGGTCTGAAGCAGGTTACTACAGATTACACAGTCAGCTTTGAGTAAGACCTCCTCCTCAAGAAATAATGTCTCCTGCTGACAATGTGCATCTGGGGGAGGCGGCTGTTGCGCTTGTCAGacttttttacatatatctagaaaaCCACTTGTCTAAGGATATTCATTAGAAaaggttattgagagtatcaatgtggggatatatggaggcacCTTTCTGTATGTCAAGCTTgcatttctgtgtttgtttacggtggatgtaggtcatggtgagctaattctgtatttaaaaccATGGTGGGAGATGTATGTCACAGACAttcttgttttaataaacaatcaAATACTGTTTACTGACCTgtaaatcattttgtattttctctgTTTAGTCAAAGTAAACCGAGTACATCCTCTGCAAGGCTGCAGAGGAGTGCAAAGCAGAGAGCTCTATCAAGTGTTAAATTGACCAGTACTAGTGAATCTATTGATGCGGAGATAGCTGGAGAAACGGAAGAATTCATCACCAGTTATGGGAAAGGAAATGCAGACGACTCCAGGGATCGATGGGCCAGAGTCAGCAGGTTGGATTTGATCATTTTCTTAAGCAAAAAAAAGGTTGTCTTCAGTCTTTTTTTATGAGTTGGAACATCCTTAAGAATTTAAGGAgttaaggatacgattttgtcacggtAAAAATACACCACAAAAACAGACATTTTCACAGAACGGTCacagttattttaaatattaaaatatattacatatttGTGCTAAATAAACATCCAATTTTAGTGTATTTAACGTTTTTTCAAACAGTTGTAACAAGAATATTCGTACCTTTTTAATTTAACGCGTGTTCCTtgtatgatgtaaaaaaaaaaaaaaaaaaagattctgaaaTTGATTATGTTGAATTTCTGTGGTTGTAAATTTTTACAAAAGTATCTTTTTTGTCATGTCTATTTACACACAGTTTTGGTTGCTTAATTTGAAAAGTTTGTTTCTCCTTTTAAAGCTGGTCCCCTGCTTTCTTGAATTTTTTTGGGATATTGCTCTTCTAGTTGCTTAGAACTTAATGTCGTCAGTTTGCTTATTTGTAGTTCTGTGTAAGTATTCACCTTTTATTTGAGGTTTACTAACTGCTTTAACTTGGCACTGCCGCTAATTCAAAAGATGTGTACTGCTCGCTTTCTATTTTCACACTAGGTGGAAACAAACAGCAAACTTTTATGGGTTCCGTGAAAGGCGGCCATCGTGACATAATTGTATCTTTAGTAACAATACATTTCACTTAAATGCAAGCAGGAATGTCCTATTGACACACATTCAAGTACAAGTTCATTTTTGAGAGAATACATGGCAAAAATCTGATTCAATcagttaaatacttttttttttttttgttttcataatgcACACATCATTTTCTAACAGTTGTATTGTCTCTTACAGGTCTGCTGCATCATCGTTTGTGCGTCCAGTCGCTCTGGGGAAGTTCGTCACAGACCGCAGAAAAGCTCTCGATGAGAATATGAGGGTCAGGAAAACAAGACCAGTAAAAGGCCGGAGCGTAAGAATATAAATTGTTAATATTTTCAACAGCAAAAGCACTAGCATcatatttaacaacaaaaaacaggaagAGAAAAATAAACCTTACATTACTTACTAGAGTAGCAGTCTTTGTAGTTTAGCTACAAACTGGAAAAAGTCAACTGAATTTCTTCTTGTAGGGTATATGATAGCAGTTTTACTGTGCCCTGGTTGTGAGACGCTCCAAACATCTAAATGCATCTTTTATTATGCTTTTATAGGTCTCTTTTTTAAAGGACACTTTAAATTCCTCTGAAGATTTTAAGAAAACCCCTGTTCCTTCGTCCCGATTCGTTGCAAAGATGAAGCGCACAAGATACAAACGTAAATCACTGTTGGGGAATACAAGTTCAGAGATGTCCAGCCTTTTTTCaaactgcaaaaagaaaaaatgtcGTGTAAGTGAACGCTCTTTCAGTAGCACAGCTGACAGCATGTTGAAAACAAGGGCTTACAAACAGCCACTTCTAGCCAGCACGCCCTCTGCCAGTTGCCAGCCCTGTTACAAACCCTACGATCCGTCCTTCAGCGAGATCTCCTTTAGCAATGAAGAACCAGAGGAAGTTTGCAAAACCAATATGGAAGAAGGCAAGGATGTACTTTCACCAGAGGGGCGTGAATTAAAATTCCTGGTAGGACGGGGTTCTAAAAATTGCACCAAAGGTGACTCTGTTAAAGGGATGCCCAGTTTGGAAATTATGCAGCACGATGTTGAAAATCATGAAGTTGAATACAGCAGGGAACTGTTTTCGCAGACTAATGAGGCTTCTATAGTTTCTCACCCAAACAGGACAAACAAGGAAATGCTCATCAcaaaaacacctgaaacacataTTTCGGATCAGTCCAGTAGTGTGAATGATTGTCTTGTTTTTGTGTCGTCACCGTTAATTAAGGTATCGCAGCCTGTAGTTCTACTGAAACCTGTAGACATACCCAAGCACTTGGTGAACCATAATCTGCAAAGTAATCCGGAGAAACCTGAATGCTATGCTGCTAGTGACAAGACACAGGTACTTCAAGAAAAACATTGTAGGAGGTTGAACATGGACTCAACCATGTGCAGAAAGTTGTCTGCACAGCAGAGTGATTACAAAATGGCAGATAACACCCATTCCTCAGACTTCACTGAGTCAAGAAGTGGACAGAATGTTTCATCAGAGACAGATGACGTTAAAGTTCTGGAAGAAAGACACAGCTTGGATGTTACTCCACAATATGTCCAAAATACTGTATCCTTGGATGGTAGGGATGTTGTtcaactgcaaaaacaaaacaaaactgaagaaAGGATCTTGAATAAAACACCTAAAATAAGCCCCTCTATCTTGAGCATCACAGTGGACAATTCTCCGCTTACTGTTGTATCTGAGAAGAATAAACAGCCCGTAAGGTTatcaaatgcatgtttaaaaGAAAGATGTATTGTCTCGCAGCCTGTCGTTGTACTTCAACGTTCAAAGTTACCAATTGATATTTACAAGCTCAGGGATATGAAACAACGCCGGAGTTTGGACTCTAAACAAGAGCTTTCGTACTCGAGTCATCAGATTGAGAAGACTGTTTTCACTGAGCACCTTAACTTACCAGACACAACTCAGAATCATTCCATAAAAAACTTGGTTCCTAATAAAGAGACTGCCGTTCCTACTAGCCCTGTTGCTGATTGTATAGTACCAGAGTTTGCCCAGACAAAGGAACTTGAAATAGGAAGTAGAAGTAGGTTGAATGTGGATTTGACCTTGTGCAGAAAGGTGTCTGCACAGCACCCTATTGGATTGCTTAGTAGCTCTAAAAAGAAGAAAACTGATGCACCTGAGGCTGCTAAAACAGACAGCACCTCG from Acipenser ruthenus chromosome 2, fAciRut3.2 maternal haplotype, whole genome shotgun sequence includes the following:
- the LOC117408725 gene encoding uncharacterized protein LOC117408725; this translates as MNSMMKPFKRNRVVMLKTYGKQMRKVDAWFSPDTRKTAFSSSSSSDLSIGAEENCTVNPGRVRQRKQTTARPKRNAKKRALTSLKDSEEEEEDSIFSVGKENKSDATARKDTVSRKGKRHAATLRPKRNAKRAVLKQNTNENGSVDEKEEAIEGMEDVAACKENNGCVVKTRRKNTSRQSKESTNSSRLPQNSKQRAVSRMKLTSTSESNDVEVADCLEDFIASSGKENIVDARDQRTTVKSQSKPSTSSARLQRSAKQRALSSVKLTSTSESIDAEIAGETEEFITSYGKGNADDSRDRWARVSRSAASSFVRPVALGKFVTDRRKALDENMRVRKTRPVKGRSVSFLKDTLNSSEDFKKTPVPSSRFVAKMKRTRYKRKSLLGNTSSEMSSLFSNCKKKKCRVSERSFSSTADSMLKTRAYKQPLLASTPSASCQPCYKPYDPSFSEISFSNEEPEEVCKTNMEEGKDVLSPEGRELKFLVGRGSKNCTKGDSVKGMPSLEIMQHDVENHEVEYSRELFSQTNEASIVSHPNRTNKEMLITKTPETHISDQSSSVNDCLVFVSSPLIKVSQPVVLLKPVDIPKHLVNHNLQSNPEKPECYAASDKTQVLQEKHCRRLNMDSTMCRKLSAQQSDYKMADNTHSSDFTESRSGQNVSSETDDVKVLEERHSLDVTPQYVQNTVSLDGRDVVQLQKQNKTEERILNKTPKISPSILSITVDNSPLTVVSEKNKQPVRLSNACLKERCIVSQPVVVLQRSKLPIDIYKLRDMKQRRSLDSKQELSYSSHQIEKTVFTEHLNLPDTTQNHSIKNLVPNKETAVPTSPVADCIVPEFAQTKELEIGSRSRLNVDLTLCRKVSAQHPIGLLSSSKKKKTDAPEAAKTDSTSSDSSESRNNQAVSPAKKKVPGRVRTRGIPKEKPVTGRKACISGFSASRWTKNGKAQKEQRRKHFTYQLLATRNADNSLDDFSCRPLHNPKWSMGNMDSWLCDANDLMPPVTPLRKDCLQKSSFLLNFTPETFNTHNWSRLKASLSVHKKMKAILTPKKLNLSNPVSEKDLGTVTPFSNKSLRLLSGAEGSFLNTLNLSDISDAEKLYQECKQDGPLSFEECIPPHKMQSCKKIGEGAFGEVFCTTNNNNEFVALKIIPIEGEQTVNGEMQKKFDEILHEVIISKELSNLSEMEENKTEGFITLHDLHCAKGSYPKPLLKAWDKFDKQRNSENDRPDFFEEDQLFLILEFEFGGSDLENMQKKLPSLATAKSILHQVTASLAVAEQALCFEHRDLHWGNILVKKTNVKEGKYTINGTTYNVMTNGVHVNIIDYSLSRLEIDGLTVSCDISTDEGLFMGQGDYQFEIYRKMREENHNSWSEYNPHTNVLWLHYLTDKLLKMSYKTNPRSHALKETKKNIEQFYRELLQYESATQVLQSCSLFQ